A single window of Thalassomonas viridans DNA harbors:
- a CDS encoding efflux RND transporter permease subunit yields the protein MLNRLIDWAVSNRLLVVIALLTLLVSSVFIIPRLNLDAFPDVTNVQVAINTEAPGLAAEEVEQLITFPIESVMYALPDVEEVRSISKTGLSGITVVFKEGTDIYFARQLVFERLQTAKELIPQGVGTPEIGPNTSGLGQVYQYLLLADPESGYDAMALRSLNDWVVKLLLMPVDGVTDVLSFGGDVKQYQVNVNPARMLAYQLTQEDIVTALEQNNQNAGGWYMNRGQEQLVIRGMGWLSPQEQGLAQIRQIPVKTVDGVVVTVNDVAKVTLGSEIRQGAVTMTRRDSDGGISPLGEVVSGIVLKRMGANTKATIDGIKARETLINQALPEGVRFEVFYDQADLITQAVDTVVNALLLAFAFIILVLALFLMNLRATFLVLISIPVSIGIALMIMAWTGLSANLMSLGGIAVAIGMLVDGSVVMVENMFKHLTREQGDASGTGLRLKAAGQEVVRPIFFAAAIILVVFMPLFSFEGVEAKLFQPMAVSIMLAIVAAVLVALIVVPALATYMFRHGVTQRESLLLNPLDKLYRKTLTLALGKTKVVVGFALVLLAATLAVVPRLGTEFVPELEEGTINLRVTLAPSSSLETALAVAPELEKMLLEFPEVNYALSRIGRAEIGGDPEPVNNIEIYLGLKPVSQWTSAPDRYRLQALMEMKLEQYPGLLLNFSQPIATRVDELLSGVKAQLAIKLFGPDLKVLAAKGQETEQAVKSVTGAKDVAMEQIAGEAQLVIKPKRRQLSRYGLSVGDVMAVVSDGLGGRDAGQIINANERYDIYVRLEESFRKDQQAISELRLQSPTGAWVRLADVAEVSIESGPPQVRRDDVQRRVVVQANVHGRDMGSVVADIRRVIADRVELPPGYSVDIGGQFESQQRAQKRLSLVVPVSLALIALLLYFAFSSVGQAMLILVNVPLAVIGGIFSLYLSGQYLSVPSSVGFITLFGLAVLNGVVMVESINQRVKDGLAVQDAVFDGASSRLRPVLMTAITSALGLIPMLLSSGVGAEIQKPLATVIVGGLVTATLLTLFVLPVLYTWFSKGKLADMA from the coding sequence ATGTTGAATCGTTTGATCGACTGGGCAGTCAGCAACCGGTTGCTGGTGGTGATTGCCTTACTGACGCTTTTAGTGAGCAGTGTTTTTATTATTCCCAGGTTAAACCTGGATGCCTTTCCGGATGTGACCAATGTCCAGGTGGCGATTAATACCGAGGCCCCCGGGCTGGCGGCGGAGGAAGTGGAGCAGCTGATCACTTTCCCGATCGAGTCTGTGATGTATGCCCTGCCGGATGTGGAAGAGGTGCGTTCTATTTCCAAAACCGGATTGTCCGGCATCACCGTGGTGTTTAAAGAAGGCACGGATATTTATTTTGCCCGACAGCTGGTGTTCGAGCGTTTGCAGACGGCAAAAGAGCTGATCCCGCAAGGGGTCGGCACGCCGGAAATCGGCCCCAATACTTCGGGGTTGGGCCAGGTATACCAGTACCTGCTGCTGGCGGATCCTGAGTCCGGCTATGATGCCATGGCGCTGCGCAGCCTTAACGACTGGGTGGTGAAACTCTTGCTGATGCCGGTGGACGGCGTTACCGATGTTTTGTCTTTTGGCGGCGACGTCAAACAATACCAGGTGAATGTCAATCCGGCCCGTATGCTGGCCTATCAGCTTACCCAGGAAGATATAGTTACCGCGCTGGAGCAGAATAACCAAAATGCCGGCGGCTGGTATATGAACCGGGGGCAGGAGCAGCTGGTGATCCGCGGCATGGGTTGGTTAAGCCCGCAGGAGCAGGGGCTGGCGCAGATCCGGCAGATCCCGGTGAAAACCGTTGATGGCGTGGTGGTAACCGTGAATGATGTCGCCAAGGTGACCCTGGGCAGTGAAATCCGCCAGGGGGCGGTGACCATGACCCGGCGGGATAGTGACGGCGGGATATCGCCTTTAGGGGAAGTGGTTTCCGGTATCGTGCTAAAGCGTATGGGAGCCAACACCAAGGCCACCATAGACGGCATCAAAGCCAGGGAAACCCTGATCAACCAGGCCCTGCCGGAAGGTGTGCGTTTTGAGGTCTTTTATGACCAGGCAGACCTTATCACCCAGGCGGTGGATACGGTCGTCAATGCCCTGTTGCTGGCCTTTGCTTTTATTATCCTGGTGCTGGCGCTGTTTTTAATGAACTTGCGCGCGACTTTTTTGGTATTGATTTCCATCCCGGTTTCCATAGGCATTGCCCTGATGATCATGGCCTGGACAGGCCTGTCGGCGAACCTGATGTCCCTCGGCGGCATTGCCGTGGCCATAGGTATGCTGGTGGACGGCTCTGTGGTGATGGTGGAAAACATGTTTAAACACCTGACCCGGGAGCAAGGTGACGCCTCAGGCACAGGCCTGCGCTTAAAAGCCGCCGGTCAGGAAGTGGTGAGGCCGATTTTCTTTGCCGCCGCCATTATCCTGGTGGTGTTTATGCCGCTGTTCAGTTTTGAAGGGGTGGAAGCCAAGTTATTCCAGCCGATGGCGGTCAGCATTATGCTGGCGATAGTGGCGGCGGTGCTGGTGGCCCTGATAGTGGTGCCGGCCCTGGCCACCTATATGTTCCGGCACGGCGTAACCCAGCGGGAAAGTCTGCTGTTAAATCCCCTGGACAAGCTATACAGGAAGACGCTGACCCTGGCTTTGGGCAAAACTAAAGTGGTGGTCGGTTTTGCCCTGGTTTTACTGGCGGCGACGCTGGCTGTGGTGCCCAGGCTGGGCACTGAGTTTGTGCCTGAGCTGGAAGAGGGCACCATTAACCTGAGGGTGACGCTGGCGCCGTCTTCCAGCCTGGAAACCGCGCTGGCGGTGGCGCCCGAGCTGGAAAAAATGCTGCTGGAATTCCCGGAAGTCAATTACGCCCTGAGCCGCATTGGCCGGGCGGAAATCGGCGGCGATCCCGAACCTGTGAACAATATTGAGATTTATCTGGGGCTTAAGCCGGTCAGTCAGTGGACAAGCGCTCCAGACAGATACCGGTTGCAGGCTTTGATGGAAATGAAGCTGGAACAGTATCCCGGCCTATTGCTGAACTTTTCCCAGCCGATAGCCACCCGGGTGGACGAACTGTTATCCGGGGTCAAGGCGCAGCTGGCGATCAAGCTGTTCGGTCCGGATCTTAAGGTGCTGGCGGCCAAAGGCCAGGAAACCGAGCAGGCGGTGAAAAGCGTAACCGGTGCTAAAGATGTCGCCATGGAGCAGATTGCCGGCGAAGCCCAGCTGGTGATCAAACCCAAGCGCCGCCAGCTGTCCCGCTACGGTTTGTCCGTGGGGGATGTGATGGCAGTGGTCAGCGACGGTTTAGGGGGCCGGGATGCCGGGCAGATCATCAATGCCAATGAAAGGTACGATATTTATGTGCGCCTGGAGGAAAGTTTCAGGAAAGACCAGCAGGCGATATCCGAACTCAGGTTGCAATCCCCCACCGGCGCCTGGGTGCGCCTGGCGGATGTGGCCGAGGTCAGCATAGAATCGGGACCGCCGCAGGTACGCCGGGATGATGTCCAGCGTCGGGTGGTGGTGCAGGCCAATGTCCATGGCCGGGATATGGGCAGTGTCGTGGCGGATATCCGTCGGGTGATTGCTGACCGGGTGGAACTGCCACCGGGATATTCGGTGGATATCGGCGGTCAGTTTGAAAGCCAGCAAAGGGCGCAAAAACGCCTGTCGCTGGTGGTGCCTGTGTCGCTGGCGCTGATCGCCTTGCTGCTTTATTTTGCCTTTAGCTCGGTGGGCCAGGCGATGCTGATCCTGGTGAATGTGCCGCTGGCGGTGATCGGCGGTATTTTCTCTTTATATCTTTCCGGCCAGTACCTGTCGGTGCCCAGTTCGGTGGGTTTTATTACCCTGTTCGGCCTGGCGGTGCTTAACGGTGTGGTGATGGTGGAAAGCATTAATCAAAGGGTGAAGGATGGCCTGGCGGTGCAGGACGCGGTTTTTGACGGCGCCAGCTCCCGCCTGCGCCCGGTATTGATGACAGCAATCACCTCGGCCTTAGGTTTGATCCCTATGCTGTTATCCAGCGGTGTAGGAGCGGAAATCCAGAAGCCGCTGGCCACCGTGATTGTCGGCGGCCTGGTGACGGCAACTTTATTGACCCTGTTTGTCTTGCCTGTGCTCTATACCTGGTTCTCGAAAGGCAAGTTGGCGGATATGGCTTAG
- a CDS encoding efflux RND transporter periplasmic adaptor subunit, with translation MKMKLITLIPLVSLLAFTAGVYAQEQKDPHGHEHDHGGQVEQDNHDGHQAHEENEHDDEHSDEHGDHEAEDGHGHGEAGEGSEVSLTGQQIQLAGIEVANVNAAIMDYQLYAPGEIKANGYTSYLVSPRVDSVVLRRHVGLGDHVEEGQPLVTLFSETVAEAQAAFRVASSEWQRIQKLGKKSVGDKRYISGQSAYNAALGRLQAYGLSKDAIASLAKSSQPLGEYTLSAISGGAILSDDFQQGQRVESGESLMVVADEHTLWVEARLAPDTQLDLPVGTLAKVKVGNNYFTAKVTQEAHTIDLVTRTRIVRLEVANDDHLLHSGMFADVYFSLKSREPVVAVPETALMRSSDGDWVVFIEDEPRLFVMQEVVLGRTFNNVAGQWREIKGVAARSRIVTKGAFFIASQLAKGGFDPHNH, from the coding sequence ATGAAGATGAAATTAATAACCCTGATCCCGCTAGTGTCCCTGTTAGCTTTTACCGCGGGCGTTTATGCCCAAGAGCAAAAAGATCCGCATGGCCATGAACATGACCATGGCGGGCAGGTTGAACAAGATAACCACGACGGCCATCAGGCACATGAAGAGAATGAGCATGATGACGAACATAGCGATGAACATGGAGATCATGAAGCAGAAGACGGCCACGGGCACGGCGAAGCAGGCGAGGGCAGCGAAGTCAGCCTGACCGGGCAGCAAATCCAACTGGCCGGTATTGAAGTGGCAAACGTCAATGCCGCCATTATGGACTACCAGTTATACGCGCCCGGTGAAATCAAGGCCAACGGTTATACCAGTTATCTGGTCTCGCCCCGGGTGGATTCCGTGGTGCTGCGCCGCCATGTGGGCCTGGGGGACCATGTGGAAGAAGGCCAGCCCCTGGTGACCCTGTTCAGTGAAACGGTCGCCGAAGCCCAGGCGGCCTTCCGGGTTGCCAGCTCCGAGTGGCAACGCATCCAGAAGCTCGGCAAGAAGTCTGTCGGCGACAAGCGTTATATCAGCGGCCAGTCTGCTTACAACGCCGCCCTGGGGCGTTTGCAGGCTTATGGTTTGTCAAAAGACGCTATCGCTTCCCTGGCAAAAAGTTCCCAGCCTTTGGGGGAATATACCTTGTCCGCCATCAGCGGCGGGGCGATTCTATCGGATGACTTCCAGCAGGGACAAAGGGTGGAGTCCGGCGAATCCCTGATGGTGGTTGCAGATGAACATACCTTGTGGGTGGAAGCTCGCCTGGCTCCGGATACCCAGCTGGATTTGCCGGTCGGCACCCTGGCCAAGGTCAAGGTCGGCAATAACTATTTTACCGCCAAGGTGACCCAGGAAGCCCATACCATAGATCTGGTAACCCGTACCCGTATCGTGCGCCTGGAAGTGGCCAATGACGACCATTTGCTGCATTCCGGTATGTTTGCCGATGTTTATTTCTCCCTGAAAAGCCGGGAGCCTGTGGTGGCGGTGCCGGAAACCGCCCTGATGCGCAGCAGCGACGGCGACTGGGTGGTCTTTATTGAAGATGAACCGCGTTTGTTCGTGATGCAGGAAGTGGTGCTGGGGCGCACCTTTAACAATGTTGCCGGCCAGTGGCGTGAAATCAAAGGCGTGGCGGCCCGCAGCCGTATCGTGACCAAAGGGGCGTTTTTTATCGCCTCGCAACTGGCCAAGGGCGGTTTCGACCCGCATAACCACTAA
- a CDS encoding TolC family protein, with the protein MKFHKKTALALLLAGALVPAYGAVGPSALENSAAETFSPAETGGQSPASWGAWLQQQIQQHPDIIAAKEAVNARLSMAEGKNKRLYNPELATEFEQEGADDNFSLGINQTLDWWDKRSVRMRQGDYERQAAGQEYKLLLQQKTAEVLHSLIQWQSVNSLAELARSQEAQLNTLLSLVEQRQASGDLSQVDAELAYLSLSQKLNTTAQAQAQLKQAEADLRQLLPGWSVTGGQIPESLWTVGNIDGQANLDKHPAILSAKARWQVLKQQAAIAQLETKADPTLGISAGKSGGDDVVALSFSMPLNINNDYSDQARAANLEAAAAEALYRGAIRKQQFSLQASQAVFLEYQKKYQRWLDVMQGRAERTSRLLAALWQSGDISTSEYLLALQQRSEGLQAGIELRTAYQGAKIDWLLQTGEIDLAIKQLAAAR; encoded by the coding sequence ATGAAATTTCATAAAAAAACGGCGTTGGCCTTGCTGCTGGCGGGAGCTTTGGTTCCTGCGTATGGCGCGGTCGGGCCGTCAGCATTGGAAAACAGTGCGGCAGAAACATTCAGCCCGGCAGAAACCGGCGGGCAATCCCCGGCTTCCTGGGGAGCATGGTTACAACAACAAATTCAGCAGCATCCGGATATTATTGCCGCAAAAGAAGCGGTGAACGCCCGGCTGTCGATGGCCGAAGGTAAAAACAAAAGATTATACAATCCCGAGCTGGCCACCGAGTTTGAACAGGAAGGGGCCGATGACAATTTCAGCCTGGGGATCAACCAAACCCTGGACTGGTGGGATAAGCGCAGCGTGCGTATGCGGCAGGGGGATTATGAACGCCAGGCGGCAGGGCAGGAATACAAGCTGTTGCTGCAGCAAAAAACCGCCGAGGTTTTGCATAGTCTGATTCAGTGGCAGTCGGTGAACTCGCTGGCAGAGTTGGCACGCTCCCAGGAAGCACAGCTCAATACCCTGCTCAGCCTGGTGGAGCAACGCCAGGCGTCCGGCGATTTAAGCCAGGTGGATGCCGAGCTTGCCTATCTTAGCCTGTCGCAAAAGCTCAATACCACGGCACAGGCGCAAGCGCAGTTAAAGCAGGCGGAAGCGGATTTACGCCAGCTGTTGCCCGGCTGGTCTGTTACCGGCGGCCAGATCCCCGAAAGTCTGTGGACTGTGGGAAATATCGACGGCCAGGCTAACCTGGATAAACATCCGGCGATACTATCGGCTAAGGCCAGGTGGCAGGTATTAAAGCAGCAGGCGGCTATCGCGCAGCTGGAAACCAAAGCAGATCCCACTTTAGGTATCAGTGCCGGTAAATCCGGCGGCGATGATGTGGTGGCGTTAAGTTTTTCCATGCCGCTGAATATCAACAATGATTACAGCGATCAGGCCCGGGCTGCCAATTTGGAGGCGGCCGCCGCGGAAGCCCTATACCGCGGCGCGATCCGCAAACAGCAATTTTCTTTACAGGCATCACAGGCGGTTTTTCTTGAATACCAAAAGAAATACCAGCGCTGGCTGGATGTGATGCAGGGGCGCGCTGAGCGCACCAGTCGCCTGCTGGCGGCGTTATGGCAAAGCGGTGATATCAGTACCTCGGAATATTTACTGGCGTTGCAGCAACGCAGTGAAGGTTTACAGGCGGGGATTGAATTACGCACCGCATATCAGGGGGCGAAAATCGACTGGTTATTGCAAACCGGAGAAATCGACCTTGCCATCAAGCAGCTGGCTGCTGCCCGATAA
- a CDS encoding MvdC/MvdD family ATP grasp protein gives MYNKAKNVLINTKDNDLHSDVVTKVLTEMDCRVTLYQSEKLAVSSAINLKLDEQDTQLEYWGRNQVTELSEVEVVWHRRPQKPLVPGYVVSEDKSFVQQELSCTNQACLALLEHAFWLNPQAAATRANLKPLQLNLAGKAGLTIPETLISNDPKGIKAFIGSGQDTIYKPLNAFVWHEQGRNYATYTARVTAQHLPNDTLLSASPGIYQRLVPKQYEVRAQFFGRSYFAVSIDSNRLQYGELDWRLHQHQGTMSEPVELPDEIYQAACALMDELGLVFGAFDFIVTPDNDWVFLEVNESGQFLFLEQWCPELPVLDAFCKCLVARDNNFTYRRVLQPRKLADVLDDYHFDLQLYTA, from the coding sequence ATGTACAATAAAGCAAAAAATGTACTGATTAACACCAAAGACAATGATCTGCACTCAGATGTGGTCACGAAAGTGTTAACAGAAATGGATTGCCGGGTAACCTTATACCAGAGTGAAAAACTGGCGGTCAGTTCGGCGATAAACCTTAAACTTGATGAGCAAGATACCCAGCTGGAATATTGGGGGAGGAATCAGGTTACCGAGCTGTCTGAGGTCGAGGTGGTCTGGCACCGGCGGCCGCAAAAACCTCTGGTGCCGGGTTATGTAGTGTCGGAGGATAAAAGCTTCGTACAACAGGAGCTGAGCTGCACTAACCAGGCATGCCTGGCGCTGCTTGAGCATGCTTTTTGGCTGAATCCCCAGGCGGCGGCTACCCGGGCGAATTTAAAACCCCTGCAGCTTAACCTTGCCGGCAAGGCGGGGCTTACCATACCGGAAACCCTGATCAGCAATGATCCCAAGGGGATTAAAGCTTTTATCGGGTCCGGACAAGATACCATCTATAAACCCCTCAATGCTTTTGTCTGGCATGAACAGGGGAGAAACTATGCTACCTATACCGCGCGGGTGACGGCGCAGCATTTGCCCAATGATACCTTGTTGAGCGCTTCCCCCGGCATATACCAGCGCCTGGTGCCCAAGCAATATGAGGTGCGGGCGCAGTTTTTCGGCCGCAGTTATTTTGCCGTCAGCATAGACTCCAACCGGTTGCAGTACGGCGAGCTCGACTGGCGGCTACACCAGCACCAGGGAACCATGTCAGAGCCGGTGGAGTTGCCGGATGAGATATATCAGGCTGCCTGTGCCCTGATGGACGAGCTCGGGCTGGTTTTCGGCGCCTTTGACTTTATTGTGACGCCGGATAATGACTGGGTTTTTCTGGAGGTGAACGAGTCGGGGCAGTTTTTGTTTCTCGAACAATGGTGTCCTGAATTGCCTGTGCTGGATGCTTTTTGTAAGTGCCTGGTGGCAAGAGATAACAATTTTACTTACCGGCGGGTATTGCAGCCGAGAAAACTTGCCGATGTGCTGGACGATTACCACTTTGATTTGCAGTTGTATACCGCCTGA
- the gorA gene encoding glutathione-disulfide reductase has protein sequence MTQHFDYIAIGGGSGGIASANRAAKHGKKAAVIEAKYIGGTCVNVGCVPKKAMWYAGQIADAMAYGPDYGFAGYLTEQKPSFDWARLVKNREAYIERIHAAYQRGFDNNDVTVIRGFARFVDKNTVEVDGTLYTADHITIATGGRPQIPQIEGAEYGIDSDGFFALTEQPESVAVVGAGYIAVELAGVFNALGTETHLLVRKEGPLRNFDPVLKDTLVEQMAKHGPTLHTHSIPERVEKLADGTLVIHLNNGKTVGPVQQIVWAIGREPATDNLNLEATGVEVDERGFIPTDKYQNTNIGGIYAVGDNTGRAQLTPVAVAAGRRLCERLFNNKPHEHLDYSNIATVVFSHPVIGTVGMTEPEAIAEYGEDQVKVYNSQFTALYQAITEEHRDPTRMKLICVGKEKKIVGIHSIGFGSDELLQGFAVAMKMGATKNDFDNTVAIHPTSAEEFVTLT, from the coding sequence ATGACACAACATTTTGACTATATCGCCATAGGCGGCGGCAGCGGCGGTATTGCATCTGCCAACCGGGCGGCAAAACACGGTAAAAAAGCTGCGGTGATTGAAGCCAAATATATTGGCGGTACCTGCGTAAATGTTGGTTGTGTGCCGAAAAAAGCCATGTGGTATGCCGGGCAGATCGCCGATGCCATGGCTTATGGTCCCGACTATGGTTTTGCCGGTTATTTAACTGAACAAAAGCCGAGTTTTGACTGGGCTCGTTTGGTGAAAAACCGTGAAGCCTATATCGAGCGTATCCATGCCGCCTACCAGCGTGGTTTTGATAATAACGACGTTACCGTGATCCGCGGCTTTGCCCGTTTTGTCGATAAAAATACCGTGGAAGTGGACGGTACCTTGTATACTGCAGATCACATTACCATAGCCACCGGTGGTCGCCCGCAGATCCCTCAGATTGAAGGGGCGGAATACGGCATAGACTCGGACGGCTTTTTTGCCCTGACCGAGCAGCCGGAATCTGTGGCAGTAGTCGGCGCAGGATACATCGCGGTTGAGCTGGCGGGGGTGTTTAATGCCTTAGGCACGGAAACTCACTTGCTGGTGCGCAAAGAAGGGCCGTTGCGCAACTTTGACCCTGTGTTAAAAGATACTTTAGTGGAGCAGATGGCCAAACACGGGCCGACCCTGCACACCCACAGCATACCTGAGCGGGTGGAAAAACTGGCTGACGGCACTTTAGTGATCCACCTTAACAACGGCAAAACCGTGGGGCCGGTGCAGCAGATAGTATGGGCCATAGGCCGTGAACCGGCTACCGATAACCTCAACCTGGAAGCCACTGGCGTGGAAGTGGATGAAAGAGGGTTTATCCCCACCGACAAATACCAGAACACGAATATTGGAGGCATTTATGCGGTCGGCGACAATACCGGCCGCGCCCAGCTGACCCCGGTTGCCGTGGCTGCGGGCCGCCGTTTATGTGAGCGTTTGTTTAACAACAAACCCCATGAGCACCTGGATTACTCCAATATCGCCACGGTTGTGTTCAGCCATCCCGTGATAGGTACAGTAGGTATGACGGAGCCGGAAGCCATTGCCGAGTACGGCGAGGACCAGGTAAAAGTATATAACTCCCAGTTTACCGCCCTCTACCAGGCGATCACCGAAGAGCACCGGGATCCGACCCGCATGAAGTTGATTTGTGTCGGCAAGGAAAAGAAAATCGTCGGTATCCACAGTATAGGTTTCGGTAGCGACGAATTGCTGCAGGGTTTTGCCGTGGCGATGAAGATGGGGGCCACCAAAAATGATTTTGACAATACCGTGGCCATTCATCCCACCTCGGCGGAAGAGTTTGTTACTCTGACCTGA
- a CDS encoding EAL and GGDEF domain-containing protein, with amino-acid sequence MSQSVAPKVLFKHRLLQVLKFVACALLLGGGYGFLVVAQEQLTGAGQQIDTDLGQFNSLSVYVIYTLVLLLLAGVWHYRSQRQRQRLLEAHEQVKFREQRLQLALRGSDSEVWDWLSAQNQMFGKRYTAELRYGQDSPFYAFDQHISLIHPEDKDTFLTMWQLFIDNGDLNATFSCTYRLKSRNGQWLWYKDLGKIVAVNTVGEPTRITGSYTNITQSRADEERAQYYGDAFKLTKDWVLIIDEHFNQVTANQSLRDVFGWEAEEFSFEPNSLGISPKRLAFYRELFSTLHENDHWRGEELIATKTGQEYHVIINISVSRNRTNNRLHYILVLTDISAQKNAEKELRYLANYDHLTELPNRALLLDRIKHAIDYSIRKKDSIALFFIDLDRFKQINDSLGHDCGDLLLKEISARLTEILRGDDTVARIGGDEFVVLLESFRSNSHLGRIAEKVIREVEKPIMLNNNEVSIGASIGIALYPEDAANSSELLRNADVAMYHAKQIGRNTFQFFTPRMNFEAKERLRRESELKTAVANNELINHYQPIVDAFTGKAIGVELLMRWRTDEGLVPPMDFIPLAEELGLIIPMTESMLSKGLADLKRWHAIRPGIFLSVNLAPQHFAQDNLLPYVKRLLEEYELPPGALKLEITESAFISEPQKAIRTMNALSKLGVKLALDDFGTGYSSLSYLKQMPLDIIKIDGSFVSGIGRDKTDEAIVDATLVLAKSLNMACIAEGVETKEQMLYLVDRQCHFIQGYLYSKPVEAETLMEMLMINNIEVTAPELEFV; translated from the coding sequence ATGAGTCAGTCAGTTGCGCCTAAAGTTTTGTTTAAACATCGCTTGCTTCAAGTGCTGAAGTTTGTTGCCTGTGCCTTGCTGCTTGGCGGCGGTTATGGTTTTTTGGTGGTGGCGCAGGAGCAGCTGACGGGGGCCGGGCAACAAATCGATACGGATCTGGGGCAGTTTAACAGTCTCTCGGTTTATGTCATTTATACCCTGGTGTTGTTGCTGTTGGCAGGAGTATGGCATTACCGCAGCCAGAGGCAAAGGCAGCGCCTGCTGGAAGCCCATGAACAGGTGAAATTTCGCGAACAGAGGCTGCAACTGGCGTTAAGGGGCAGCGACAGTGAGGTGTGGGACTGGTTGTCGGCGCAAAACCAGATGTTCGGCAAACGTTATACCGCCGAGCTGCGTTATGGTCAGGACAGCCCGTTTTATGCTTTTGACCAGCATATCAGTTTGATCCATCCCGAAGATAAAGATACCTTCTTAACCATGTGGCAACTCTTTATCGATAACGGCGATCTCAATGCCACGTTTTCCTGTACTTACCGTTTAAAAAGCCGTAACGGCCAGTGGCTCTGGTATAAAGACCTCGGCAAGATAGTCGCCGTTAATACCGTCGGGGAGCCGACCCGGATCACAGGTTCCTATACCAATATCACCCAGTCGCGGGCGGACGAAGAACGCGCCCAGTATTACGGTGACGCCTTTAAACTCACCAAGGACTGGGTGCTGATTATCGACGAGCATTTCAACCAGGTAACCGCCAACCAGTCGCTCAGGGATGTGTTCGGTTGGGAAGCGGAAGAGTTTTCTTTTGAGCCGAACAGTTTGGGCATAAGTCCGAAACGCCTGGCCTTTTACCGGGAGCTGTTTTCCACCCTGCATGAGAACGACCACTGGCGCGGCGAGGAACTGATCGCCACCAAAACCGGCCAGGAATATCATGTGATCATCAATATCAGTGTCAGCCGCAACCGCACCAATAACCGTTTGCACTATATTTTGGTGCTTACCGATATCAGCGCCCAGAAAAACGCCGAAAAAGAGCTGAGATACCTGGCCAATTATGATCACCTGACCGAGCTGCCCAACCGGGCGTTATTGCTGGACAGGATAAAGCATGCCATTGACTATTCCATCCGCAAGAAAGACTCGATAGCCTTGTTTTTTATCGACCTGGACCGTTTTAAGCAGATTAATGATTCTTTGGGGCACGACTGCGGCGATTTGCTGCTTAAGGAAATTTCCGCCAGGCTGACGGAAATTCTGCGCGGCGACGATACCGTGGCCCGTATCGGCGGCGATGAATTTGTGGTGCTGCTGGAGTCTTTCCGCAGCAACAGCCATTTGGGGCGGATTGCGGAAAAGGTGATCCGCGAAGTGGAAAAGCCGATTATGCTCAACAACAACGAAGTCAGCATAGGCGCTAGTATAGGTATCGCCCTGTATCCGGAAGATGCCGCCAATTCCAGTGAGCTGTTAAGAAATGCCGATGTCGCCATGTATCACGCCAAGCAGATTGGCCGCAATACTTTCCAGTTCTTTACCCCGCGCATGAACTTTGAAGCCAAGGAAAGGTTAAGAAGGGAGTCTGAGCTGAAGACGGCGGTTGCCAATAACGAGCTGATTAACCATTACCAGCCGATAGTGGATGCCTTTACCGGTAAGGCGATTGGTGTTGAGTTGCTGATGCGCTGGCGTACCGACGAGGGGCTGGTGCCGCCGATGGACTTTATTCCGCTGGCCGAAGAACTGGGATTGATTATTCCCATGACGGAAAGCATGCTGTCTAAGGGGCTGGCAGATTTGAAACGCTGGCATGCCATACGCCCGGGGATCTTTTTGTCGGTGAATCTGGCGCCCCAGCATTTCGCCCAGGACAACCTGCTACCTTATGTGAAAAGATTGCTGGAAGAGTATGAGCTGCCGCCGGGGGCGTTAAAGCTGGAAATTACCGAAAGCGCCTTTATTTCCGAGCCGCAAAAGGCTATCCGTACTATGAATGCCTTATCTAAACTTGGCGTGAAACTGGCGCTGGACGATTTCGGCACCGGCTATTCTTCCCTGTCTTACCTGAAGCAAATGCCGCTGGATATCATTAAAATTGACGGCAGCTTTGTTTCCGGTATTGGTCGGGATAAAACCGACGAGGCCATTGTTGATGCCACCCTGGTACTGGCGAAAAGCCTGAATATGGCCTGTATTGCCGAAGGGGTGGAAACCAAGGAGCAGATGCTTTACCTGGTGGACCGCCAGTGCCACTTTATTCAGGGCTATTTGTACAGCAAGCCGGTAGAAGCCGAGACTTTGATGGAAATGCTGATGATCAACAATATCGAAGTCACCGCGCCTGAGCTGGAGTTTGTCTGA